A single region of the Paraburkholderia sprentiae WSM5005 genome encodes:
- the hfq gene encoding RNA chaperone Hfq, producing the protein MSNKGQLLQDPFLNALRKEHVPVSIYLVNGIKLQGNIESFDQYVVLLRNTVTQMVYKHAISTVVPARPVNFHPDSEQS; encoded by the coding sequence ATGAGCAACAAAGGGCAATTGTTACAAGACCCGTTTTTGAACGCACTGCGTAAAGAGCACGTGCCGGTGTCGATCTACCTGGTCAACGGCATCAAGCTTCAAGGGAACATCGAATCGTTCGACCAGTACGTCGTGTTGCTCAGGAATACGGTCACCCAGATGGTCTACAAGCACGCCATTTCGACGGTCGTGCCCGCCCGTCCGGTGAATTTCCACCCGGATTCCGAACAGTCCTAA
- the der gene encoding ribosome biogenesis GTPase Der → MKPVIALVGRPNVGKSTLFNRLTRSRDALVADLPGLTRDRHYGEGRAGERPYLVVDTGGFEPVAKDGILHEMARQTRQAVEESDVVVFIVDGRNGLAPQDKSIADYLRKVGRPIFLVVNKAEGMKYANVAADFYELGLGDPRAISAAHGDGVTDMINEALEVAYAGQPEESEEDEGARGVKIAIVGRPNVGKSTLINALVGEERVIAFDMPGTTRDSIYVDFERNGKPYTLIDTAGLRRRGKVFEAIEKFSVVKTLQSISDANVVILLLDARQDISEQDAHIAGFVVEQGRALVVGVNKWDGLDPHVRERTKADLERKLKFLDFAKFHFISAAEKTGIGPLMRSVDDAYAAAMSKLPTPKLTRALIEAVEFQQPRRRGPVRPKLRYAHQGGQNPPIIVIHGNALDAITDTYKRYLENRFRETFKLTGTPLRIEFRSSTNPYADKG, encoded by the coding sequence ATGAAACCCGTTATTGCCCTCGTTGGGCGCCCCAATGTGGGGAAATCCACGCTGTTCAACCGCCTCACGCGTTCGCGTGACGCGCTGGTCGCCGACCTGCCCGGTCTCACGCGCGATCGCCATTACGGCGAAGGACGCGCCGGCGAGCGGCCGTATCTGGTCGTCGATACCGGCGGCTTCGAGCCGGTCGCGAAAGACGGCATCCTGCACGAGATGGCGCGCCAGACCCGTCAGGCGGTCGAGGAGTCGGACGTCGTCGTGTTCATCGTCGATGGGCGCAACGGTCTCGCGCCGCAGGACAAGTCGATCGCCGACTATCTGCGCAAGGTCGGCCGGCCGATCTTCCTCGTCGTGAACAAGGCCGAGGGCATGAAGTACGCCAACGTCGCGGCCGACTTCTACGAGCTCGGTCTCGGCGATCCGCGCGCGATTTCGGCCGCGCACGGCGACGGCGTCACGGACATGATCAACGAGGCGCTCGAAGTCGCGTATGCAGGTCAGCCGGAAGAGAGCGAGGAAGACGAGGGAGCCCGCGGCGTGAAGATCGCCATCGTCGGCCGGCCGAACGTTGGCAAGTCGACGCTGATCAATGCGCTGGTCGGCGAAGAGCGCGTGATCGCATTCGACATGCCGGGCACGACGCGTGACTCGATCTACGTCGATTTCGAGCGCAATGGCAAGCCGTACACGCTGATCGACACGGCCGGCCTGCGGCGTCGCGGCAAGGTGTTCGAGGCGATCGAAAAGTTCTCGGTCGTGAAGACGCTGCAGTCGATCTCCGATGCGAATGTCGTGATCCTGCTGCTCGACGCGCGCCAGGACATTTCGGAGCAGGACGCGCACATCGCCGGCTTCGTCGTCGAGCAGGGCCGCGCGCTAGTGGTTGGCGTGAACAAATGGGACGGTCTCGATCCGCATGTGCGCGAGCGCACCAAAGCGGACCTCGAACGCAAACTAAAATTTCTGGACTTCGCCAAATTCCATTTCATTTCCGCCGCGGAAAAAACCGGAATCGGGCCGCTGATGCGTTCGGTCGACGACGCATACGCTGCCGCAATGTCGAAGCTGCCGACGCCAAAGCTGACGCGTGCGCTGATCGAGGCGGTCGAGTTCCAGCAGCCGCGGCGCCGCGGTCCGGTGCGTCCGAAGCTGCGTTACGCACACCAGGGCGGGCAGAATCCGCCGATTATCGTGATTCACGGCAATGCGCTCGACGCGATCACCGACACGTATAAGCGGTACCTCGAGAATCGCTTCCGGGAAACTTTCAAGCTGACCGGGACTCCATTGCGAATAGAGTTCAGATCGTCGACGAACCCTTACGCGGATAAGGGCTGA
- the bamB gene encoding outer membrane protein assembly factor BamB, whose translation MNLLKRYAVPVICAMTVLTLAACSSSKDERRVPTPLTEFKPVLDVQQSWSASVGKAGRYLFSPVAVGNAVYAAGANGTVAKIDAQTGKDVWRTKLHDDLSAGVGSDGTLTAVGGLKGDVYVLGADGKELWTAKAPGEIITPPLVGNGLVIVRTVDGQIVAFNAQTGEQKWNFRNRAVPLNLRVSSGMTFAGDAAVLAGFPGGSFAAINLQTGDAYWQTPVSYPKGVTEVERINDVTGPPTLVGSETCAVTFQGQIGCFDANSGRALWGKPFSSTSGLAQDERSVVAADDWSIVSAFDVNNGSVLWKNETLKNRDLSVPMLLGRAAVLGDYQGFVHFLSTVDGTLVARVKTDGSAITAAPVLAGDTLVVQTRDGGLFGYRPH comes from the coding sequence ATGAATCTGCTGAAACGTTACGCCGTGCCCGTTATCTGTGCGATGACCGTTCTCACGCTGGCGGCTTGCTCGTCCTCGAAAGACGAGCGCCGTGTGCCGACGCCGCTCACCGAGTTCAAACCCGTGCTCGACGTGCAACAGTCCTGGTCGGCGAGCGTCGGCAAGGCTGGCCGCTACCTGTTTTCGCCGGTTGCGGTCGGCAATGCCGTGTACGCTGCGGGCGCGAACGGCACGGTCGCAAAGATCGACGCGCAAACCGGCAAGGACGTGTGGCGCACCAAGCTGCATGACGATCTGTCGGCGGGTGTCGGCAGCGATGGCACACTGACCGCGGTGGGTGGCCTGAAGGGCGACGTGTACGTGCTCGGCGCGGACGGCAAGGAGTTGTGGACGGCTAAGGCGCCGGGCGAAATCATTACGCCGCCGCTCGTTGGCAACGGCCTCGTGATCGTGCGCACGGTCGACGGCCAGATCGTCGCGTTCAACGCTCAAACCGGTGAGCAGAAGTGGAACTTCCGCAATCGCGCAGTGCCGCTGAACTTGCGCGTGTCGTCGGGCATGACGTTCGCGGGTGACGCGGCCGTGCTGGCCGGCTTCCCGGGCGGCTCCTTCGCCGCGATCAATCTGCAGACGGGCGACGCCTACTGGCAGACGCCGGTGTCGTATCCGAAGGGCGTGACCGAGGTCGAGCGTATCAACGACGTGACCGGCCCGCCCACGCTGGTCGGTTCGGAGACGTGTGCGGTAACGTTCCAAGGCCAGATTGGCTGTTTTGATGCCAACTCGGGCCGCGCGCTGTGGGGCAAGCCGTTCTCGAGCACCAGCGGCCTCGCGCAGGATGAGCGCAGCGTGGTCGCCGCCGACGACTGGTCGATCGTGTCCGCCTTCGACGTGAACAACGGCTCGGTGCTGTGGAAGAACGAGACGCTGAAGAACCGCGACCTGAGCGTACCGATGCTGCTCGGCCGCGCTGCCGTGCTCGGGGACTATCAGGGTTTCGTGCATTTCCTGTCGACCGTCGACGGCACGCTCGTCGCGCGGGTGAAGACCGACGGCAGCGCGATTACCGCGGCGCCGGTGCTGGCCGGCGACACGCTGGTCGTGCAGACGCGCGACGGCGGCCTGTTCGGCTATCGTCCGCACTGA
- a CDS encoding YfgM family protein, producing MSYHDEQESIESLKAWWQQWGNATTWIVLVVLLAGASWNGWNFWQRRQAAEAAVLYDQVQQAAAKGDKAQIARVAADMEDKFGRTAYAQMTALGAAKALYAAGDEAGAKAQLQWAIDHAKDDEFKQIAKLRMASLLLDDKAYDQGLALLAEPQSDAFKGVVADRRGDLLAAQGKRDDARAAYKLALDSLSKSDSSARQLIQFKLDALGG from the coding sequence ATGAGTTACCACGACGAACAAGAATCGATTGAAAGTCTGAAGGCATGGTGGCAGCAGTGGGGCAATGCGACCACGTGGATCGTGCTGGTAGTGTTGTTGGCCGGCGCGAGCTGGAATGGCTGGAATTTCTGGCAGCGTCGCCAGGCGGCGGAAGCCGCGGTGCTGTATGACCAGGTCCAGCAGGCTGCGGCAAAGGGCGACAAGGCGCAGATCGCGCGCGTCGCCGCCGACATGGAAGACAAGTTCGGCCGCACCGCCTATGCGCAGATGACCGCGCTCGGTGCCGCCAAAGCGCTTTACGCCGCTGGCGACGAAGCCGGCGCGAAAGCGCAGCTGCAATGGGCGATCGATCACGCGAAAGACGATGAGTTCAAGCAGATCGCGAAGTTGCGCATGGCGTCTCTGTTGCTCGACGACAAGGCTTACGACCAGGGCCTTGCGCTCCTGGCCGAGCCGCAATCCGATGCTTTCAAAGGCGTCGTGGCGGACCGCCGCGGCGACCTGCTCGCAGCCCAGGGCAAGCGCGACGACGCGCGCGCGGCCTATAAGCTCGCGCTCGACTCGCTGTCAAAGAGTGACAGCTCGGCGCGCCAGCTGATCCAGTTCAAGCTGGATGCGCTTGGCGGCTAA
- the hisS gene encoding histidine--tRNA ligase codes for MTEQKKKLEKLSGVKGMNDILPQEAGLWEFFETTVKSMLRSYGYQNIRTPIVEHTQLFTRGIGEVTDIVEKEMYSFTDALNGENLTMRPENTAAVVRASIEHNMLYDGPKRLWYIGPMFRHERPQRGRYRQFHQVGVEALGFAGPDADAEIIMMCQRLWDDLGLTGIKLQINSLGLAEERAAHRVELIAYLEKHIDVLDEDAKRRLYTNPLRVLDTKNPALQEVAQNAPKLIDFLGEASRAHFEGLQRLLKANNLPFTINPRLVRGLDYYNLTVFEWVTDKLGAQGTVAAGGRYDPLIEQLGGKPTAACGWAMGVERILELLKEDQLVPEDEGCDVYVVHQGDAAREQAFIIAERLRDTGLDVILHCSADGQSASFKSQMKRADASGAAFAVVLGEDEIANGTAGVKPLRDTQANGGKNEQRNVPAEDLTEYLINAMVASAEDGDD; via the coding sequence ATGACTGAACAGAAGAAAAAGCTCGAGAAGCTGTCCGGCGTGAAAGGGATGAACGACATCCTTCCGCAGGAAGCCGGGCTCTGGGAATTTTTCGAAACCACCGTCAAGTCGATGCTGCGTTCGTACGGCTACCAGAACATCCGCACGCCGATCGTCGAGCATACGCAACTGTTCACACGCGGTATCGGCGAAGTGACCGACATCGTCGAAAAAGAGATGTACAGTTTCACCGACGCATTGAACGGCGAAAACCTGACGATGCGCCCGGAAAACACGGCAGCGGTGGTGCGCGCATCGATCGAGCACAACATGCTGTACGACGGCCCGAAGCGTCTGTGGTACATCGGTCCGATGTTCCGTCACGAACGTCCGCAACGCGGCCGTTATCGCCAGTTCCATCAGGTCGGCGTCGAAGCGCTCGGCTTCGCGGGTCCGGATGCGGACGCGGAAATCATCATGATGTGCCAGCGCTTGTGGGACGACCTCGGCCTGACCGGCATCAAGCTCCAAATCAACTCGCTCGGCCTTGCTGAAGAACGCGCCGCGCATCGCGTCGAACTGATCGCATACCTCGAAAAACACATCGACGTGCTCGACGAAGACGCCAAGCGCCGCCTTTACACCAACCCGTTGCGCGTGCTCGATACGAAGAATCCTGCGCTTCAGGAAGTCGCACAGAATGCGCCGAAGCTGATCGATTTTCTTGGTGAAGCATCGCGCGCGCACTTCGAAGGCCTGCAGCGTCTGCTGAAGGCGAACAACCTGCCGTTCACGATCAATCCGCGTCTCGTGCGCGGTCTCGATTACTACAATCTGACCGTGTTCGAATGGGTGACCGACAAGCTCGGCGCGCAAGGCACGGTCGCGGCGGGCGGCCGCTACGATCCGCTGATCGAGCAACTTGGCGGCAAGCCGACGGCTGCGTGCGGCTGGGCGATGGGTGTCGAGCGGATTCTCGAGCTGCTGAAGGAAGACCAGCTCGTACCCGAAGACGAAGGCTGCGACGTCTACGTGGTCCATCAGGGCGACGCCGCGCGCGAGCAGGCGTTCATCATCGCCGAACGTCTGCGCGATACGGGCCTCGACGTCATCCTGCACTGCAGCGCGGACGGTCAGTCGGCGAGCTTCAAGTCGCAGATGAAGCGCGCCGACGCGAGCGGCGCCGCGTTTGCGGTCGTGCTCGGCGAAGATGAGATCGCCAACGGTACGGCCGGGGTGAAACCGCTGCGCGATACGCAAGCCAACGGTGGTAAGAACGAGCAACGGAACGTGCCCGCCGAAGACTTGACCGAATATCTAATCAATGCGATGGTTGCATCCGCCGAAGACGGCGACGACTGA
- the ispG gene encoding flavodoxin-dependent (E)-4-hydroxy-3-methylbut-2-enyl-diphosphate synthase, which translates to MQTEAQSQSCSKIVSDEPVFGGHAMRRKSHAVNVRWGGQLVTIGGDAPVRVQSMTNTDTADAIGTAIQIKELAQAGSELVRITVNTPEAAAAVPAVREQLDRMGVTVPLVGDFHYNGHLLLRDYPGCAESLSKYRINPGNVGHGAKRDTQFAQMIEAAIKYDKPVRIGVNWGSLDQDLLAKMMDENGSRATPWEAQSVMYEALIQSAIGSAERAVELGLGRDQIILSCKVSGVQDLIAVYRELARRCDFALHLGLTEAGMGSKGIVASTAALSVLLQQGIGDTIRISLTPEPGGSRTGEVIVGQEILQTMGLRSFTPMVIACPGCGRTTSTLFQELASQIQTYLRQQMPVWRDQYPGVEQMHVAVMGCIVNGPGESKQANIGISLPGSGENPAAPVFIDGEKVKTLRGENIAQEFQQIVSDYVERRYGRADVLN; encoded by the coding sequence ATGCAAACCGAAGCTCAATCCCAATCCTGTAGCAAGATCGTTTCAGACGAACCGGTGTTCGGCGGCCACGCGATGCGGCGCAAGTCACATGCGGTCAACGTCCGCTGGGGCGGCCAGCTCGTGACCATCGGCGGCGATGCGCCGGTGCGCGTGCAGTCGATGACCAACACCGACACCGCCGACGCGATCGGCACCGCCATCCAGATCAAGGAACTGGCGCAAGCCGGTTCAGAACTGGTGCGTATCACCGTGAATACGCCGGAAGCGGCGGCGGCCGTCCCGGCGGTCCGCGAGCAGCTCGACCGCATGGGCGTGACGGTGCCATTGGTCGGCGACTTCCATTACAACGGTCACCTGCTGCTGCGCGACTATCCGGGCTGCGCGGAATCGCTTTCGAAATACCGGATCAATCCGGGTAACGTCGGGCACGGCGCGAAGCGCGACACGCAGTTCGCGCAAATGATCGAGGCCGCGATCAAATACGACAAGCCGGTGCGCATCGGCGTGAACTGGGGCAGCCTCGACCAGGACCTGCTCGCGAAGATGATGGACGAAAACGGGTCGCGCGCCACGCCGTGGGAAGCACAAAGCGTGATGTACGAAGCGCTGATCCAGTCGGCGATCGGCTCGGCCGAACGTGCGGTCGAACTCGGTCTCGGGCGTGACCAGATCATCCTGTCGTGCAAGGTCAGCGGCGTGCAGGATCTGATCGCCGTGTACCGTGAACTCGCGCGCCGCTGCGATTTCGCGCTGCATCTTGGCCTGACCGAAGCGGGCATGGGCTCCAAGGGCATCGTCGCGTCGACCGCGGCGCTGTCGGTGCTGCTGCAGCAGGGCATCGGCGACACGATCCGTATTTCGCTGACGCCGGAACCGGGCGGGTCGCGCACCGGCGAAGTGATCGTCGGTCAGGAAATCCTGCAGACGATGGGCCTGCGCTCGTTCACGCCGATGGTGATCGCGTGCCCCGGCTGCGGCCGCACCACGAGCACGCTGTTCCAGGAACTCGCGTCGCAGATCCAGACTTATCTGCGTCAGCAGATGCCGGTTTGGCGCGACCAGTATCCCGGCGTCGAGCAGATGCATGTCGCGGTGATGGGCTGCATCGTCAACGGTCCGGGAGAGTCGAAGCAGGCGAACATCGGCATCAGTCTGCCGGGCTCGGGCGAGAACCCGGCCGCGCCGGTGTTCATCGACGGCGAAAAAGTGAAGACGCTACGCGGCGAGAACATCGCGCAAGAATTCCAGCAAATCGTGAGCGACTATGTCGAGCGCCGCTATGGCCGCGCCGACGTGCTCAACTAA
- a CDS encoding RodZ domain-containing protein → MSEPQHPQPHETDTNDGHPAPVARAVVQPAVQPALDSLAAVGARLTQLRESKGWTIEDVSARLKVSIVKLRALEAGDISHLPDTTFALGVVRSYAKMLGADPAPFTAALRREKGVPAPNLSMPASSGKDLPRGKVSLSLGDSGHKSRSWLWGIAAIVVAVIALGMWRTNGGDSSAWLARLKASANSSTTSDTAASGAVAQGPTTPAAEGASAPDAGAATADNAVSPDNPASASVTPMPAPLATGTAPGSAPAANTAAAPAAAAPEAGSKAQAAQDASRAARAPLTVANAPAAAATPAPGEAVVALRVTQDSWFSVRDKSGKELFSGLVHAGDPEEVTGVGPFKVTVGNKAGLESVTLDGQPVDPSKYAAAKGNVARFALP, encoded by the coding sequence ATGAGTGAGCCGCAGCACCCGCAGCCGCACGAGACAGACACGAACGATGGCCATCCGGCACCCGTTGCCCGAGCAGTGGTCCAGCCTGCCGTGCAGCCGGCCCTCGATTCGTTGGCGGCGGTTGGCGCGCGCTTGACCCAGTTGCGCGAGTCGAAGGGCTGGACGATCGAGGACGTGTCGGCGCGGCTGAAGGTGTCGATCGTCAAGCTGAGGGCGCTCGAGGCGGGCGACATCAGCCATCTGCCGGACACGACGTTCGCACTCGGTGTCGTACGCAGCTACGCGAAAATGCTGGGCGCCGATCCGGCGCCTTTTACGGCGGCGCTGCGTCGCGAGAAGGGCGTGCCGGCGCCGAACCTGTCGATGCCGGCGTCATCCGGCAAGGATCTGCCGCGCGGCAAGGTTTCGCTGTCGCTCGGCGACAGCGGGCACAAGAGCCGATCGTGGCTGTGGGGCATTGCGGCGATCGTCGTCGCGGTCATCGCGCTGGGCATGTGGCGCACGAACGGCGGCGACTCGTCCGCGTGGCTCGCGCGACTGAAGGCAAGCGCGAATAGTTCGACGACCAGCGACACGGCGGCATCGGGTGCGGTCGCGCAAGGTCCGACGACGCCAGCGGCGGAAGGCGCATCGGCGCCGGACGCAGGGGCGGCGACGGCTGACAACGCGGTGAGTCCGGACAACCCGGCGTCTGCGTCGGTAACGCCGATGCCTGCGCCGCTTGCCACTGGCACCGCGCCGGGCTCGGCGCCAGCGGCGAATACAGCGGCGGCGCCAGCAGCAGCGGCACCGGAGGCCGGCTCGAAAGCCCAAGCGGCTCAGGATGCCTCACGGGCCGCGCGCGCACCGCTGACCGTGGCAAATGCGCCGGCAGCGGCGGCCACGCCAGCGCCAGGAGAGGCAGTTGTCGCACTGCGCGTGACGCAGGACAGCTGGTTCAGCGTACGCGACAAGAGCGGTAAGGAACTGTTCTCCGGCCTAGTGCATGCGGGCGATCCGGAGGAAGTGACGGGTGTTGGTCCGTTCAAGGTTACGGTCGGCAACAAGGCCGGTCTCGAGTCGGTGACGCTCGACGGTCAGCCGGTCGATCCGTCGAAATATGCGGCAGCCAAGGGCAACGTGGCACGCTTCGCACTGCCTTGA
- the rlmN gene encoding 23S rRNA (adenine(2503)-C(2))-methyltransferase RlmN produces MTSSPSVNLLDLDAQGLVAYCDSLGEKPFRAKQLQRWIHQYNAADFDCMTDLAKSLREKLKGRAAITMPGVVSDHVSSDGTRKWLIDVGNGNAVETVYIPEETRGTLCVSSQAGCAVNCRFCSTGKQGFSRNLTTGEIIGQLRMAEFALRASRGDALGRAMGGDGKGERVVTNVVMMGMGEPLLNYDAVVPAMRLMLDDNAYGLSRRRVTLSTSGVVPMMDRLGADLPVALAVSLHASNDALRDVLVPLNKKYPLRELMAACERYLKVAPRDFITFEYCMLDGVNDSEAHARELLAVTRNVPCKFNLIPFNPFPESGLVRSKSEQIKRFAQVLMDAGVVTTVRKTRGDDIDAACGQLAGAVKDRTRLAERTGRAAKVIEVRAV; encoded by the coding sequence ATGACGAGCAGTCCCTCCGTCAACCTTCTCGACCTCGACGCCCAAGGGCTCGTCGCCTATTGCGACAGCCTGGGCGAGAAACCGTTTCGCGCCAAGCAATTGCAGCGTTGGATTCACCAATACAACGCTGCCGACTTCGATTGCATGACCGATCTCGCGAAGTCCTTGCGCGAAAAGCTCAAAGGCCGGGCCGCGATCACGATGCCGGGCGTCGTCAGCGACCACGTCTCGTCGGACGGCACACGCAAGTGGCTGATCGATGTCGGCAACGGCAACGCCGTTGAAACCGTGTACATCCCGGAAGAAACGCGCGGCACGCTGTGCGTGTCGTCGCAGGCCGGGTGCGCGGTCAACTGCCGGTTTTGCTCGACCGGCAAGCAGGGGTTCTCCCGCAATCTCACCACCGGCGAAATCATCGGCCAGTTGCGCATGGCCGAGTTCGCGCTGCGCGCGTCGCGCGGCGATGCGCTCGGCCGCGCGATGGGCGGCGACGGCAAAGGCGAGCGGGTCGTCACGAACGTGGTGATGATGGGCATGGGCGAGCCGCTGCTCAACTACGACGCTGTCGTGCCGGCCATGCGCCTAATGCTCGACGACAACGCGTACGGCCTGTCACGCCGGCGCGTCACGCTGTCCACGTCGGGCGTCGTTCCGATGATGGACCGGCTCGGCGCGGATTTGCCCGTAGCGCTCGCGGTGTCGCTGCATGCGTCGAACGACGCACTGCGCGATGTGCTGGTGCCGCTCAACAAAAAGTATCCGCTGCGCGAACTGATGGCGGCGTGCGAGCGCTATCTGAAAGTTGCGCCGCGCGATTTCATCACGTTCGAATACTGCATGCTCGATGGCGTGAACGACAGTGAGGCGCACGCGCGCGAGCTGCTCGCTGTCACGCGCAACGTGCCGTGCAAGTTCAATCTGATTCCGTTCAATCCGTTCCCCGAATCGGGCCTCGTCCGCTCGAAGTCGGAACAGATCAAGCGGTTTGCGCAAGTGTTGATGGACGCGGGCGTCGTCACCACCGTGCGCAAGACCCGTGGCGACGATATCGATGCTGCCTGCGGTCAGCTGGCCGGCGCGGTGAAAGACCGCACGCGTCTTGCTGAGCGCACCGGGAGGGCGGCGAAGGTGATCGAGGTTCGCGCCGTGTAA
- the ndk gene encoding nucleoside-diphosphate kinase, producing MAIERTLSIIKPDAVAKNVIGQIYTRFENAGLKIVASRMVHLSRADAEKFYAVHAARPFFKDLVEFMISGPVVVQALEGENAILKHRDLMGATDPKKAEKGTIRADFADSIDANAVHGSDAPETAAVEIAFFFPQVNVYSR from the coding sequence ATGGCGATCGAACGTACCCTGTCGATTATCAAGCCGGACGCAGTGGCCAAGAACGTAATCGGCCAGATCTACACCCGCTTCGAAAACGCTGGTCTGAAGATCGTGGCTTCGCGCATGGTGCATCTGTCGCGTGCTGACGCCGAGAAGTTCTACGCTGTGCACGCAGCACGTCCGTTCTTCAAGGACCTCGTCGAGTTCATGATCTCGGGTCCGGTGGTCGTGCAAGCGCTTGAAGGCGAAAACGCGATCCTGAAGCACCGTGACCTGATGGGTGCGACGGACCCGAAGAAGGCCGAGAAGGGCACGATCCGCGCCGACTTCGCCGACAGTATCGACGCCAATGCGGTGCACGGCTCCGACGCACCGGAAACGGCCGCGGTTGAAATCGCGTTCTTCTTCCCCCAGGTCAACGTCTACTCGCGCTGA
- a CDS encoding Bax inhibitor-1/YccA family protein: MNEHPYMFGRNGAVSTAETRNRVLRNTYWLLALSMIPTVLGAWVGLATGFSLFAATSPAMSMLAFFAIAFGFMFAIQRTKDSAVGVFVLLGFTFFMGLMLSRILAFVLGFSNGPSLIMLAFGGTGVIFAAMATIATVSKRDFSGLGKWLFMGVIVILLASVANVFLQLPALMLTVSVMAIVIFSAYIMFDVQRVVNGGETNYITATLAIYLDLYNVFVNLLALLGIFGGNRN, from the coding sequence ATGAACGAACATCCGTATATGTTTGGCCGCAACGGCGCGGTGAGCACGGCCGAAACGCGCAACCGCGTGCTACGAAACACCTACTGGCTGCTCGCGCTGTCCATGATTCCAACCGTGCTCGGCGCGTGGGTCGGTCTTGCCACCGGCTTCTCGCTGTTCGCCGCCACCAGCCCTGCCATGAGCATGCTGGCTTTCTTCGCGATCGCCTTCGGCTTCATGTTCGCGATCCAGCGCACCAAGGACAGCGCCGTTGGCGTGTTCGTATTGCTCGGCTTCACGTTTTTCATGGGGCTGATGCTGTCGCGCATTCTCGCGTTCGTTCTCGGCTTCTCGAACGGCCCGTCGCTGATCATGCTCGCGTTTGGTGGCACTGGTGTGATCTTCGCGGCCATGGCGACTATCGCCACCGTCAGCAAGCGCGACTTCTCGGGCCTCGGCAAGTGGCTCTTCATGGGCGTGATTGTGATCCTGCTGGCTTCGGTCGCGAACGTGTTCCTGCAACTGCCGGCACTGATGCTGACGGTCTCGGTCATGGCAATCGTGATCTTTTCCGCCTACATCATGTTCGACGTGCAGCGCGTCGTGAACGGCGGCGAGACGAACTACATCACCGCAACGCTCGCGATCTACCTGGATCTGTACAACGTGTTCGTCAACCTGCTCGCGCTGCTCGGCATTTTCGGCGGCAACCGCAACTAA
- a CDS encoding MBL fold metallo-hydrolase, giving the protein MRFASLGSGSEGNALLVEAHSGAVTTRVLLDCGFSAREVERRLTRLGASAEHLDAILITHEHSDHIGSALTLARKWSIPLYMSWGTARAVGADQADIDLQVLWGDEAVAIGELSVLPYTVPHDAREPLQYVFSNGASRLGVLTDVGTSTPHISAVLSGCDALVLECNHDVQMLAGSRYPPSLKARIGGNHGHLNNDAAAEILASLDRSRLRHLVAAHLSQQNNLPELARAALAGVLGATPIEVVVASQSDGFAWLTL; this is encoded by the coding sequence GTGCGCTTCGCAAGTCTCGGCAGCGGCAGTGAAGGTAATGCGCTGCTGGTGGAAGCGCACAGCGGCGCAGTCACCACGCGTGTGCTGCTCGATTGCGGTTTTTCCGCGCGTGAAGTCGAACGGCGTCTGACGCGGCTCGGCGCGAGCGCCGAGCACCTCGACGCGATCCTGATTACGCATGAACATAGCGATCACATCGGCAGCGCCTTGACGCTGGCGCGGAAGTGGTCGATTCCGCTGTACATGAGCTGGGGCACCGCGCGCGCGGTGGGCGCCGACCAAGCCGATATCGACCTGCAGGTGCTGTGGGGCGATGAGGCGGTAGCGATCGGCGAGCTCAGCGTTCTCCCTTATACCGTTCCGCACGACGCTCGCGAACCGCTGCAATACGTGTTCTCAAACGGCGCGAGCCGGCTCGGCGTGCTCACCGACGTGGGCACGTCCACGCCGCATATCAGCGCGGTGCTGAGCGGCTGCGACGCGCTCGTGCTCGAATGCAATCACGACGTGCAGATGCTCGCGGGCAGTCGTTATCCGCCGTCGCTGAAGGCGCGAATCGGCGGTAATCACGGACATCTGAACAATGATGCGGCGGCTGAAATTCTGGCGTCGCTGGACCGCTCGCGTTTGCGGCATTTGGTCGCCGCGCATCTGAGCCAGCAGAACAATCTGCCGGAACTTGCGCGGGCGGCGTTGGCGGGCGTGCTTGGCGCGACGCCCATAGAGGTGGTGGTTGCGTCCCAGAGCGACGGTTTCGCATGGTTGACCCTGTAA